A single region of the Zootoca vivipara chromosome 2, rZooViv1.1, whole genome shotgun sequence genome encodes:
- the HRH1 gene encoding histamine H1 receptor, which yields MCVTERTTNKNSTEAQPVLGLVLGSISLITVVMNILVLYAVRTEKKLQTVGNLYIVSLSCADVIVGAAVMPLNIVYLLKDKWIWNRNACLFWLSMDYVASTASIFSLFILCIDRYRSVQQPLKYLKYRTKTRASVMISVAWLLSCMWVIPILGWRNFYKDSNTTVSNGADNGNICETDFCNIVWFKVLTAMINFYVPSLLMLWFYAKIYKAVQRHYRHRERIHGSFISSSEKSGMYSGRLQEVQKICFRSASKDIGQVSNENSCDQNKRTAAKYPASNFVNVPKGVHCSNHEVVKLSCFPLALAQSDMKTGTADMRYDCADKSTRITENLCPQDFELSKTLDEKIYTEQPPCRNYSDFTLEDHPYIEGCFPQYTNKKDSTSLRQLKKTWEKLRSHSMSVNQGLRMNRDRKAAKQLGFIMAAFMLCWSPYFVFFMVMAYCESCYNRPVHMFTIWLGYVNSTLNPFIYPLCNENFKKAFKKIFHMKP from the coding sequence ATGTGTGTGACTGAAAGAACCACAAACAAGAATTCTACAGAGGCTCAACCTGTTCTAGGACTGGTCTTGGGTAGCATCTCCCTGATCACAGTTGTAATGAATATTTTGGTCCTGTATGCAGTGAGAACAGAAAAGAAACTGCAGACAGTTGGCAATCTTTATATTGTCAGTCTATCATGTGCAGATGTTATAGTTGGTGCAGCTGTCATGCCACTAAACATTGTGTACTTGCTGAAGGATAAATGGATCTGGAATAGAAATGCTTGCCTGTTTTGGCTGTCGATGGATTATGTTGCTAGCACAGCCTCCATATTCAGTCTCTTCATACTTTGCATAGATCGTTACCGTTCTGTCCAGCAGCCACTAAAATATCTCAAGTACCGGACCAAAACGAGAGCCTCTGTTATGATATCAGTAGCTTGGCTGCTCTCTTGTATGTGGGTAATCCCAATCCTTGGCTGGCGCAATTTTTATAAGGACAGCAACACAACTGTTAGCAATGGGGCTGATAATGGAAATATATGTGAAACAGATTTTTGCAATATCGTGTGGTTTAAAGTTTTGACAGCCATGATAAACTTTTATGTGCCATCACTGCTGATGCTTTGGTTCTATGCAAAAATATACAAGGCAGTCCAGCGGCATTATCGGCACCGGGAGCGCATACATGGGTCTTTTATATCATCCTCGGAAAAATCAGGTATGTACAGTGGAAGGCTGCAAGAAGTGCAAAAGATTTGTTTCCGAAGTGCAAGTAAAGATATTGGACAAGTCTCAAATGAGAACAGCTGTGACCAGAACAAAAGAACGGCAGCCAAATATCCAGCAAGCAATTTTGTTAATGTCCCCAAGGGTGTTCATTGCAGTAACCATGAAGTAGTGAAGCTTAGCTGTTTTCCTCTAGCCCTTGCACAGAGTGACATGAAAACAGGCACTGCagacatgaggtatgactgtgccGATAAAAGCACTCGGATTACAGAGAACCTTTGCCCCCAAGACTTTGAGTTAAGCAAGACTTTGGATGAGAAGATTTACACAGAGCAGCCTCCCTGCAGAAATTACTCTGATTTCACTCTAGAGGATCATCCTTATATCGAAGGGTGTTTCCCTCAGTATACCAACAAAAAAGACAGCACAAGTCTCCGTCAGTTGAAAAAGACATGGGAGAAGCTACGCAGCCATTCCATGAGTGTTAATCAAGGGTTGCGTATGAACAGAGACAGAAAGGCAGCCAAACAATTGGGATTCATAATGGCAGCATTTATGCTGTGCTGGAGTCcatattttgttttcttcatgGTCATGGCCTATTGTGAAAGCTGCTACAATCGGCCAGTTCATATGTTTACTATTTGGCTTGGCTATGTAAATTCTACTTTAAATCCATTTATATATCCACTCTGTAATGAGAACTTCAAAAAGGCTTTCAAGAAGATATTTCATATGAAACCCTAG